A DNA window from Longimicrobiaceae bacterium contains the following coding sequences:
- a CDS encoding ion channel, with the protein MSLQGVVLVALGIAVLVVLSFDIIGTILHSWVGLGPIARRVVKALWWVMRVVERRCNGIASRGVIGWVGPFLVPVVILAWVLLGVFGFALIHLPFMPADFSSGKGIPTSGTLFQAVYYSAVTLFTLGYGSVVPTASATRLLAIMEAAWGFSVVSLVTSYYVNLVGADRDQKALAETLYFQAGESADAAQILIRQLKGRDTRTLEDELGRTRDALLRAQISFEGYTTLFYLRPPQPEYTFLRTLYLLQQLSSLVDHALDPDELPRVAGAAQRLGLRGAVDRARTGMLRAVLGAERELPHDGGEDREEAERFRAAVRRLREAGIPTRDEGEAVRDHCRCMEWGRQLRAVAAALGEEWGGVTGAEGGADDEPRPRGGDSHPLRHGGGDARRRPGADPRRRAEDARIPVWLVLISLVAIAGAADRAADWVVLAAVVSGIVAANMAILAFRARLPDNLFWRLLVVLLAGLAGAFWITLAPVLSARSALWIPVASAMLVGGALLVVRGKGARRESRSPPRRRFRRRALTHSRRSVMGALFITGVGKYHAPDGRWGVMVRGFAMGVSRLRVRARCGRAAAVTALDVPPSREWTAHLPAEDVLELLGDGCDTLQVHAESMEDPKCWDNWGGTLETLAVAGPPDAAAGQIRVEPADGDEGGERVARPCPTVRFAPVRVEPGDRSECLVALEAGVEVPDRSVLVARLRDVRSGDVLATESGDSGTLTLRARRRYQAGSHTVRVELLVPTGCAASEMTFRLPATAQDDGAGGGGPDTSSKEEAMGDHEPRRGRGGDERGPDLEGCPHINFAPLEFGESSDGSGRSVRLAATVSLPGEGELVARIRNSRTGEVLTTESADGGSVTLRDERDWREGEHTVAVEVLSPEGCPSVSSTFRVEAEKERSDGVGEGGGEARGSGEGGSGAREREQDGAGDGGRDAGSRRGPDVRIEVVAPPGSSVQGEGRDGREDGSLEQERPPEDDRRRDPERDGGSGRARESGESGRSRPASHGGGRRPQQHAPRVRDRRAADRERDDPPSADRRGAEGERGADRGPPVCPRIRFSRPELGGRAEGGGRRVKISARVELPEGRRLVARLRDCDTDRVLVTESSDSGQLTLQGRCDYEEGEHSVAVEILNPEECPEFTTTFHVPSADEDDSGDGERLRRIKQGRRHRADEDQTDDGEQEDDGSDRSKLVGVLWTIALAAYLVVLSVESGFLASALAFGIASAVMAMAVGVSLMASGPARWAGWTYGGVALAAIVVILLLALTGMVSVGGVLLAAGIAAVGFAIGAAIVSVYGNKRSSEEDRREQRRRDRDERYRNRETEP; encoded by the coding sequence ATGAGCCTCCAGGGGGTGGTGCTCGTCGCGCTGGGCATTGCGGTGCTGGTGGTGCTCTCGTTCGACATCATCGGAACCATACTGCACTCCTGGGTGGGTCTCGGGCCCATCGCGCGCCGTGTGGTCAAAGCGCTCTGGTGGGTGATGCGAGTCGTGGAGCGGCGCTGCAACGGGATCGCCTCGCGCGGGGTGATCGGCTGGGTCGGGCCTTTCCTGGTGCCCGTCGTGATCCTGGCGTGGGTGCTCCTGGGGGTGTTCGGCTTCGCGCTGATCCACCTGCCGTTCATGCCGGCCGACTTCAGCTCCGGCAAGGGCATCCCGACCAGCGGGACGCTCTTCCAGGCGGTGTACTACAGCGCCGTCACCCTCTTCACGCTGGGCTACGGCTCGGTCGTCCCCACCGCGTCAGCGACCCGCCTCCTCGCGATCATGGAGGCCGCCTGGGGCTTCTCCGTAGTGTCCCTCGTCACCAGCTACTACGTGAACCTGGTGGGTGCCGACAGGGACCAGAAGGCGCTGGCGGAGACGCTCTACTTCCAGGCGGGGGAGAGCGCGGATGCCGCACAGATCCTCATCCGGCAGCTGAAGGGGCGGGACACCCGGACGCTGGAAGACGAGCTCGGCCGGACGCGCGACGCGCTGCTGCGGGCGCAGATCTCCTTCGAGGGGTACACGACGCTCTTCTATCTCCGTCCCCCGCAGCCCGAATACACCTTCCTCCGGACCCTGTACCTCCTGCAGCAGCTCAGCTCGCTCGTGGACCACGCGCTCGACCCGGACGAGCTGCCCCGCGTCGCGGGCGCCGCGCAACGCCTGGGGCTGCGCGGCGCCGTAGACCGCGCCCGCACGGGAATGCTGCGGGCGGTACTGGGGGCCGAGCGCGAGCTGCCCCACGACGGCGGGGAAGATCGCGAGGAGGCGGAGCGGTTCAGGGCCGCCGTCCGCAGGCTGCGCGAAGCCGGGATCCCGACGCGGGACGAGGGCGAGGCGGTCCGGGACCACTGCCGCTGCATGGAGTGGGGGCGGCAGCTCCGCGCCGTCGCCGCCGCCCTGGGCGAGGAGTGGGGCGGCGTCACCGGGGCGGAGGGAGGGGCCGACGACGAGCCACGGCCCCGAGGAGGGGACTCGCATCCCCTCCGGCACGGGGGGGGCGACGCCCGACGCCGGCCGGGCGCGGACCCGCGGCGCCGCGCGGAGGATGCCCGGATCCCCGTGTGGCTCGTGCTCATCTCCCTGGTCGCGATCGCCGGCGCCGCCGACAGGGCGGCGGACTGGGTGGTGCTCGCCGCGGTGGTGTCCGGGATCGTCGCCGCGAACATGGCGATCCTGGCATTCCGCGCCCGGCTTCCAGACAACCTCTTCTGGCGGCTCCTGGTGGTGCTGCTCGCCGGGCTCGCAGGCGCGTTCTGGATCACGCTCGCCCCGGTGCTCTCCGCGCGATCCGCCCTCTGGATCCCGGTCGCGTCCGCCATGCTCGTGGGGGGCGCGCTCCTGGTCGTCCGCGGGAAGGGTGCGCGCAGGGAGAGCCGGTCCCCTCCCCGGCGGCGATTCCGCCGGCGGGCTCTCACCCACAGCAGGAGGAGTGTCATGGGTGCGCTGTTCATCACGGGCGTCGGGAAGTACCACGCTCCGGACGGCAGATGGGGCGTGATGGTCCGGGGGTTCGCCATGGGGGTGTCGCGGCTCCGCGTGCGGGCGCGCTGCGGCCGGGCCGCGGCCGTCACCGCCCTGGACGTGCCGCCCTCGCGCGAGTGGACGGCGCACCTCCCGGCAGAGGACGTCCTGGAGCTGCTGGGGGACGGGTGCGACACGCTTCAGGTCCACGCCGAGAGCATGGAGGACCCGAAGTGCTGGGACAACTGGGGGGGAACCCTGGAGACGCTGGCGGTGGCGGGCCCGCCCGATGCGGCGGCCGGACAGATCCGGGTCGAGCCCGCGGACGGGGACGAAGGCGGGGAAAGGGTCGCGCGCCCCTGTCCGACCGTGCGCTTCGCCCCCGTCCGCGTGGAGCCGGGCGACCGGAGCGAGTGCCTGGTTGCGCTCGAGGCGGGCGTAGAGGTTCCCGACCGGTCGGTTCTCGTGGCGCGCCTGCGGGACGTCCGCTCCGGCGACGTCCTCGCCACCGAGAGCGGCGATTCCGGAACGCTCACGCTGCGCGCCCGCCGGCGGTACCAGGCGGGCAGCCACACGGTACGGGTGGAGCTCCTCGTCCCCACCGGGTGTGCCGCCTCGGAGATGACCTTTCGTCTCCCGGCGACCGCGCAGGACGACGGGGCGGGGGGGGGAGGGCCCGACACCAGCAGCAAGGAGGAGGCAATGGGTGATCACGAGCCGCGGCGGGGGCGGGGCGGCGATGAGCGTGGCCCGGACCTGGAGGGCTGCCCGCACATCAACTTCGCACCGCTGGAGTTCGGCGAATCCAGCGACGGGAGCGGACGCTCGGTCCGCCTGGCAGCCACTGTCTCCCTCCCGGGGGAGGGTGAGCTCGTCGCCCGGATCCGGAACTCGCGCACGGGGGAGGTGCTGACCACCGAGAGCGCGGATGGGGGCTCCGTCACCCTCCGCGACGAGAGGGACTGGAGAGAGGGCGAGCACACGGTCGCGGTCGAGGTGCTCTCGCCCGAGGGGTGCCCGAGCGTAAGCAGCACCTTCCGGGTCGAGGCCGAGAAGGAGCGGTCGGACGGTGTGGGAGAGGGTGGAGGTGAGGCGCGCGGCTCCGGCGAAGGGGGCTCCGGCGCGCGCGAGCGGGAGCAGGACGGGGCTGGCGACGGTGGACGTGACGCGGGGTCGCGCCGGGGCCCGGACGTCCGCATCGAGGTGGTCGCGCCCCCCGGATCGAGCGTGCAGGGGGAGGGGCGTGACGGACGGGAGGATGGGTCCCTGGAGCAGGAGCGCCCTCCGGAGGACGACCGGAGACGCGATCCCGAGCGGGACGGGGGTTCCGGGCGGGCACGGGAGAGCGGCGAAAGCGGACGGAGCCGCCCGGCGTCCCACGGGGGCGGGCGCAGGCCGCAGCAGCACGCGCCGCGCGTCCGGGACCGGCGAGCGGCTGACCGGGAGCGGGACGACCCCCCCTCCGCCGACCGGCGGGGCGCGGAGGGAGAGCGCGGCGCCGACCGGGGCCCGCCGGTCTGTCCCAGGATCCGGTTCAGCCGGCCGGAGCTTGGCGGCCGGGCCGAGGGCGGGGGCCGGCGCGTGAAGATCTCCGCGCGGGTGGAGCTCCCGGAGGGGCGGCGGCTGGTGGCGCGGCTTCGTGACTGCGACACCGACCGCGTGCTGGTGACCGAGAGCAGCGACTCGGGGCAGCTGACGCTGCAGGGGCGCTGCGACTACGAGGAAGGGGAGCACTCCGTCGCGGTCGAGATCCTGAACCCGGAGGAGTGTCCCGAGTTCACCACCACCTTCCACGTCCCCTCTGCCGACGAGGACGACTCCGGCGACGGCGAGCGTCTCCGCCGGATCAAGCAGGGCCGCCGCCACCGCGCCGACGAGGACCAGACCGACGACGGGGAGCAGGAGGACGACGGGAGCGACCGCAGCAAGCTGGTGGGGGTGCTGTGGACCATCGCCCTGGCCGCCTACCTGGTGGTGCTCAGCGTGGAATCCGGCTTTCTCGCCTCCGCCCTCGCCTTCGGGATCGCGTCGGCGGTGATGGCCATGGCCGTCGGCGTCTCCCTGATGGCCTCCGGGCCCGCGCGGTGGGCGGGCTGGACGTACGGAGGGGTCGCCCTGGCGGCCATCGTCGTCATCCTCCTCCTCGCCCTGACGGGAATGGTCTCCGTCGGCGGGGTGCTCCTGGCCGCCGGAATCGCCGCGGTGGGCTTCGCCATCGGTGCCGCGATCGTTTCCGTGTACGGCAACAAGCGATCGTCGGAGGAGGACCGCCGCGAGCAGCGCCGGCGCGACCGGGACGAGCGCTATCGCAACCGGGAGACGGAGCCATGA